In the Candidatus Thermoplasmatota archaeon genome, AGCATTGTGGCCATGAGGGTCTCGTGCCCAGGCGCGTCTACGAACGAAACTGATCTGAGAAGGTCGCACTCACCCTTGCAGTTAGGGCAGGTCGGTTGGTTCGTGTAGCACTCAGGCGCGTCACAGCTCTTGCACTTGTAGAACGCGACGTCTGCGTAGCCGAGCCTGATCGAGATTCCTCTCTTGACCTCTTCAGAATGCCTGTCGGTCCATTCACCCGTCAGAGCCTTCGTCAGCATGGTCTTGCCATGGTCGACATGGCCTATCATGCCGATGTTGGTCTCTGGCTGGCTGGGAACCTTCATTACTGCTTCTTCTCCTCTTTCTTAATCAGCTCAGAAATGGGCTTCATGCCGTGCTGCATGACCTTCATGTTGATCTGGAGGCTGTCCGGCGCAATCGTGTTCCCGCGGACGGTCTTCCTGCGCCTCAGGCCGCCCTTCTTGGAGTTGAAGCCGATGCTCTTCGAGATCAGGAGCTTCTTCCTTCTCGGTCCGGGAAGGTCCTTCCTCATGGGGAACCCGTCCTTGTCGCTGCCCCCGGTGATCTCGAGCTTGTAGCCCGGGAGACCGACGAAGATCCCGTCCACTACATCGCCTATCTTCTTTCCTATCAGCGAGTTGGCGTGGTGACCCGCGACTGGGGCCTGATATGACTTCCCATCTTTTGGATCGCCTATGACGGCCTTGAACTCTGCCAAACAATCCACTCCGGTGTGTGGGACGCCCTATTGCGAAAGGAGTTATATAGGTTTCGGAACTGGAATTGAGATGCTGGTAGGGTCGTACGTCGACATGAATATCATGTGCCGAGAATGTGGTGATGTGAAGGGTGAAAGATTAAACAGATAACCAGAGAGATCCTCAAGAACGTGATGGACAAGGACGTCGACTTCGTCCTGATAGACGCGCGAAAACACGAAGGCTACGACGACGAGCACCTGCCCGGGGCGGTTTCGATCCCATCGGACCACATGGGCGAGCACCTTGTGAGGGAGTACAAGAAGGGCCGCACGATAGTCACATACTGCTCGAGCTTTGAGTGCGATTCGAGCACGATCGCAGCTCAGAAGCTGGAGAAGTACGGCTTCAAGAAGATCCTCGAGTTCAAGGGCGGACTGAAGGACTGGAAGGAAGCAGGGTATCCCACCGAGAAGAAGTGAAGCTACCTTCCCCAGAAAGGCTTCTCCTTGCGCTTTATCACGGCCACCTGCTCCAAGACCTCCGTCTCATCCGGGGTCAGTTTGTAGTTGGCCAGCTCGTGAGCGTGGCTCTCGGGTACGTCTACCAAGAGGACATCCTCGACATCGATCTGCCGGCCGACGACCGCGTCATCGATGGCGACAGCCACCTCCTTGCCCGCAACCGCCTCCTTGAGGGACTCCTCGCCACTCCTTATGCTCTTGATCTTCCCCACGGACTTCCCGTCCTCCTTCATCAGCCCCTGACCTGGCCGTATGCGTCCCGCCAGTATCCTGACGCCGACTATGGCCGGCCTGCTGACTCTGAAGACATGGTCCCTGAGGATCACGACCTTCCCGGGGAAGACCACCTCGAGCCTCTTCTCCAACTCGAGTTCCTTCTTCCGTTCTTCGCACCATTTCTCGTATTCCTCGAGCAGACGGTACATGACGTTGTTCTCGAAGATCTTCACATCGGTCGATAGTGCCTCCGCCTTCGCGTCCTCGTTGATTGCGACATTGAACGCGAATATCGCCCGGTGCATAGGGCTATCGAAGTGCGACGCCTCAACGACATCCTTCCTACTGACGTTCCCGATGTCGATCTTGCGAATCGGGAGCTCCTTGGCCTTCGCCTCGAAGGAGAACGCTTCGAGAGAACCGATCGCATCGCCGCGGACGATTATCCCTTGCGGAGCGAGGTCTACCTTGATCTGGCTCTCTTTCCGGGTCTCCTCCAGGAGCTCTTCCAGGTTCCCGCTGACGACCTTGACCGTTCCCCCGGCCATCGCTTCCTCGAGGCCCTGAGCGATTATCCTTATGCCCGCGGCAGCAGAGGCCTCCTTTACCCTGTCGAACCTCTGCGTGGGGTCTCTTATCTCGTCCAACGGCTTGGGCCTCTGAAGGCCCTTGATCTTGGCGACGATCGGGTCGCCCTTGACGGACGAGACGACTATCTGGTCACCCACCTTGATAGTCCCTTTGTAGATGATCGAGTCAACGGCCGTTCCGATGCCGCGCTCCTCCTTCACTTCGAGGACGGTGCCCTCTCCCGCTCCCTCTTCCGTCCTCAGATCCTCTTCGAGGAACCTCTGAGCGAGCCCTACTAGCATCAGGAGAAGGTCTGGGAGGCCTTCACCGTACTTGCCGCTGACGGGCACGATGGCGACGGTCTTCGTGAAATCCGTTATCTTGTCGAACCTGTCCGCGCTCAAGCCGGTCTTGTCGAATATCTTGCCCGTGAGGTTGTATATCTTCTCCTCGAGCGCGGCAGCTACGCGCGGGTCCTGAATCGCAACTGACTCGCCGAAGGTCTTCCACTCATGGTGCCTCCAACCAGATATCAGGTCGATCTTGTTAGCAGCGATCACAAACGGCGTCCTGAAATTCTTGAGTATGTTGATGGACTCGATCGTCTGAGGTTTGATGCCCTCGTTGATGTCAATCACGAGGACCGCCAGGTCGGCCAAGGCGCCGCCTCTGGTCCTGAGCGTCACGAAGGAATAGTGCCCGGGAGTGTCTATGAACAGCAACCCAGGCACGACGAACTTTCTGTCGCCTATGAGATTCCCGCAGAGCTTGTATATCGTCTCTATCGGCACATCTGTCGCTCCGATGTGCTGGGTTATGCCTCCGGCCTCCCTGCCGACGACCTCGGTCCCCCTGATCATGTCGAGTATGGTGGACTTGCCATGGTCCACATGACCCAAGACTGATACGATCGGGTGCCGGACAGCCATGGCCTCAAAAGAGGACATGCGTTATAAGAAGTTAACCCACTTGGAGGGAAACCCGATCCGACCAACGGTGAGGCTGGCGGTTCATGGCCCAGGCTGTGAAATTGGATGAACGGAGGAAAACAGTCAACGAGAAATGGTTTCAAGATGGGGGTTCACGTTTCGAAAAGCCAGGCCTCGTCCGCCTTCTCGTACTTCTGTAGCTCGTAGTCGTTGAAGAAGAGCTTGATCTCGCGCTTGGCGCTCTCGGAAGAGTCGGACCCGTGGACTATGTTCCTGCCCGTCACTTGCGAGAAGTCCCCTCGGATGGTACCCGGCGCGGCGTCCTGCGGGTTCGTCTTGCCCATCATGGCGCGCACGCCTGCGACGGCGTTCTCCCCCTCGAGGACCATGCAGACCACTGACCCCGAGGTTATGTACGACAGAAGAGGCTCGTAGAACCCCTTGCCCTTGTGCTCCTCGTAGTGCCTCTCTGCAAGCTCCTTCGGGATCTTCATCATCTTCATCGCGCATATCTTGAGCCCGCGGTCCTCGAACCTCTGGATGATCTTCCCGACCAGGCCTCTCTGGACACCGTCAGGCTTGACCATCGCGAAAGTCCGCTCGATCATGTCTTTCCGCCCTCTGAGGGCTTTTCCTTCGGCTCCGCCTTGGGCTTCTGCTTCTGGACCCTGCGCACCTCAGGCTTCTTCGCTTCGGGGGTCTTGGGCGTTTCGGATTTCTTCGCGGGAGCCTTCTTCGCCGGTTCCTCAGCAGCAGGCTCCTTCCCCTCGGCCTTCGGCTTCTCCTGCTTCGGGGCTGGCTTGGCCTCCTCCTTCTTCTCGTCCGGCTTCGCCTCGCCCTTCTTGACCTTTCGGGCCTTCGGAGCTTCCGCCTCAGGCGCCGGTGCGCCCTTCATCCTGATCTGCTTCTCCCTCGCGTAGTACCTGGTCCATGTTGTCCTTCTGGGGATCCTGCCAAGCTGGACGAGATTCTTGAAGCACTTGGATGTGCAGAAGTTGCTGACCGTTCCGTCCTTCTTGATGTACATCCTGCCCGTCCCGGGCTCTATCTCGCTGCCGCAGAACGTGCAGACCCTTCTCTCTACCATTGAACATCACCTTCATTGATCGGCGCCGCTCAGCGCACGCCGAG is a window encoding:
- a CDS encoding 30S ribosomal protein S6e: MAEFKAVIGDPKDGKSYQAPVAGHHANSLIGKKIGDVVDGIFVGLPGYKLEITGGSDKDGFPMRKDLPGPRRKKLLISKSIGFNSKKGGLRRRKTVRGNTIAPDSLQINMKVMQHGMKPISELIKKEEKKQ
- a CDS encoding rhodanese-like domain-containing protein; this encodes MDKDVDFVLIDARKHEGYDDEHLPGAVSIPSDHMGEHLVREYKKGRTIVTYCSSFECDSSTIAAQKLEKYGFKKILEFKGGLKDWKEAGYPTEKK
- the infB gene encoding translation initiation factor IF-2; protein product: MAVRHPIVSVLGHVDHGKSTILDMIRGTEVVGREAGGITQHIGATDVPIETIYKLCGNLIGDRKFVVPGLLFIDTPGHYSFVTLRTRGGALADLAVLVIDINEGIKPQTIESINILKNFRTPFVIAANKIDLISGWRHHEWKTFGESVAIQDPRVAAALEEKIYNLTGKIFDKTGLSADRFDKITDFTKTVAIVPVSGKYGEGLPDLLLMLVGLAQRFLEEDLRTEEGAGEGTVLEVKEERGIGTAVDSIIYKGTIKVGDQIVVSSVKGDPIVAKIKGLQRPKPLDEIRDPTQRFDRVKEASAAAGIRIIAQGLEEAMAGGTVKVVSGNLEELLEETRKESQIKVDLAPQGIIVRGDAIGSLEAFSFEAKAKELPIRKIDIGNVSRKDVVEASHFDSPMHRAIFAFNVAINEDAKAEALSTDVKIFENNVMYRLLEEYEKWCEERKKELELEKRLEVVFPGKVVILRDHVFRVSRPAIVGVRILAGRIRPGQGLMKEDGKSVGKIKSIRSGEESLKEAVAGKEVAVAIDDAVVGRQIDVEDVLLVDVPESHAHELANYKLTPDETEVLEQVAVIKRKEKPFWGR
- the ndk gene encoding nucleoside-diphosphate kinase; protein product: MIERTFAMVKPDGVQRGLVGKIIQRFEDRGLKICAMKMMKIPKELAERHYEEHKGKGFYEPLLSYITSGSVVCMVLEGENAVAGVRAMMGKTNPQDAAPGTIRGDFSQVTGRNIVHGSDSSESAKREIKLFFNDYELQKYEKADEAWLFET